From Verrucomicrobiota bacterium, a single genomic window includes:
- a CDS encoding c-type cytochrome — protein MKHAKEVGAYRVAFRARNFERISSICQHLSGVRIAALLIIMAVVTGRSLHASDAAPAAQWNIMVVPSRQTAFSGGAKEMFNKNCAPCHSKDGRAQTPVARQRHVQDLSECKLEDDKIIEQILEGTHNKTNTFKMPPFKEKLTRAEVESLVPLVRAFRPLPLPLPNKRSDDDQSVGPRLVGIINLDWCGYAVLESGRSPGRYFMLREKESHEGVSLIKIRPKKGAVKLNVGGTNPIVTLTLDGWAASHPKAKGISGFLARLGDALADTPQGIALNGANTDLVLFLYSQFSGQTLIRSPRLPAALFDLDFLAPSPETAAHRLNKALAVKGITTIEDGEKFLLVVPTSEVAAVKPRFSEIRSLARDNSRPGLFPGGVFINLPNTELSRMVKLYADLTGRRLDRTRQLPSSNDPVNFTTQTALSQEECAYALETLLSWHGLKVVPVGSDEIKVDLVRTRQ, from the coding sequence ATGAAACACGCGAAAGAAGTGGGAGCCTACCGGGTCGCTTTTCGGGCTCGAAACTTCGAACGAATAAGCAGCATCTGCCAACACTTGAGCGGTGTGAGGATCGCTGCCTTGTTGATCATCATGGCGGTGGTCACGGGCCGGTCGCTGCATGCCAGTGATGCTGCCCCCGCTGCGCAGTGGAACATCATGGTGGTGCCCTCCCGGCAGACGGCCTTTTCCGGCGGGGCGAAAGAAATGTTCAACAAAAACTGCGCGCCCTGCCACAGCAAGGACGGCAGAGCGCAAACGCCAGTAGCCAGGCAGCGCCATGTCCAAGACCTCAGCGAATGCAAGTTGGAGGATGACAAAATTATCGAGCAAATCCTCGAAGGCACCCACAACAAGACGAACACGTTCAAAATGCCACCCTTCAAGGAGAAACTCACCCGCGCAGAGGTCGAGTCACTCGTCCCGCTGGTGAGGGCGTTCAGACCTTTGCCGCTGCCGCTACCGAACAAGAGATCGGACGACGACCAATCAGTTGGTCCACGACTTGTCGGAATCATCAACCTGGATTGGTGTGGCTATGCCGTCTTGGAAAGCGGGCGCTCCCCTGGCCGGTATTTCATGCTGCGGGAAAAGGAGAGCCATGAGGGCGTCAGCTTGATCAAGATTAGGCCGAAGAAGGGCGCAGTGAAACTGAATGTGGGCGGAACAAATCCCATTGTCACCCTGACCTTGGATGGTTGGGCAGCCAGCCACCCCAAGGCCAAGGGCATATCCGGATTCCTGGCCCGCCTCGGCGACGCACTTGCTGACACCCCTCAGGGGATTGCACTGAACGGAGCCAATACGGATCTCGTCTTGTTCTTGTATTCACAGTTTAGCGGACAGACTCTCATACGTTCCCCACGTCTTCCCGCCGCGCTTTTCGACCTGGATTTCCTCGCGCCCAGCCCGGAAACCGCGGCTCACAGACTCAATAAAGCGCTCGCGGTCAAAGGAATCACAACAATTGAGGATGGAGAAAAGTTTCTACTCGTTGTGCCGACTTCTGAGGTCGCAGCCGTGAAGCCGCGCTTCTCGGAAATCAGATCGCTGGCTCGCGACAACAGCCGGCCAGGATTGTTCCCCGGAGGCGTATTCATAAACCTTCCCAACACGGAATTGAGCCGGATGGTGAAGCTTTATGCGGATTTGACCGGTCGCCGGCTGGATCGAACACGGCAACTTCCATCATCAAATGACCCCGTGAACTTCACGACCCAAACTGCGCTCAGCCAGGAGGAGTGTGCCTACGCGCTCGAAACTTTGCTGAGTTGGCACGGCCTGAAGGTTGTCCCTGTGGGCAGTGATGAGATCAAAGTTGACTTGGTTCGTACCAGGCAATGA